In Archangium violaceum, the following are encoded in one genomic region:
- a CDS encoding M56 family metallopeptidase, whose amino-acid sequence MAALAFLLECAATAALIGMAVSLLVWPALLLFRGRALQRVPALRADLAFVLGTLPALASMGVVAAAATPPLAAALGLAADHCQGHGHHVHLCFLHATHVRPLLATVGAFSLAVFLFRAGGIVFRLLRVRARLSALESLGTPRPGRFPIVAVPGAPRLCHAVGLVHRRILLSASLEESLTPAELRSALAHEEAHLRRRDPLLGLLLGVAGLFAAPFLARACTAVHQMAAEEACDAEAAVAVGDGGLVAGALVKVAALQRRLSNVAGDAPAFGALALERRVRLLLDEEARVTTTHALRAAGAVTLAAGLFALAHTAFLHHAVETALHLLF is encoded by the coding sequence ATGGCGGCCCTGGCATTCCTCCTGGAGTGCGCGGCGACGGCGGCCCTCATCGGAATGGCCGTCTCGCTGCTGGTGTGGCCAGCGCTCCTGCTCTTCCGGGGCCGGGCGTTGCAACGCGTTCCGGCGCTCCGCGCGGACCTCGCCTTCGTGCTCGGTACGCTGCCCGCCCTGGCCTCGATGGGCGTGGTGGCCGCCGCGGCCACGCCTCCGCTCGCCGCGGCGCTCGGTCTGGCGGCCGACCACTGCCAGGGTCACGGGCACCACGTGCACCTCTGCTTCCTCCACGCGACGCACGTGAGGCCCCTCCTCGCGACGGTGGGGGCCTTCTCGCTGGCCGTGTTCCTCTTCCGTGCCGGGGGAATCGTCTTCCGGCTGCTTCGGGTGCGGGCACGGCTGTCCGCCCTCGAGTCGCTCGGCACTCCTCGCCCGGGGCGCTTCCCCATCGTCGCCGTCCCCGGTGCTCCACGGCTCTGCCATGCGGTCGGACTCGTGCACCGGCGCATCCTGCTGTCCGCCAGTCTGGAGGAGTCGCTCACCCCGGCGGAGCTGCGCTCGGCGCTGGCGCACGAGGAGGCCCACCTGCGCCGTCGAGATCCGCTGCTCGGGTTGCTCCTCGGAGTGGCCGGGCTCTTCGCCGCGCCGTTCCTCGCACGCGCCTGCACGGCCGTCCACCAGATGGCCGCGGAGGAGGCATGCGATGCCGAAGCGGCGGTGGCGGTGGGAGATGGCGGGCTGGTGGCGGGCGCGCTCGTCAAGGTGGCGGCGCTCCAGCGGCGGCTCTCCAACGTCGCGGGGGATGCACCTGCCTTCGGGGCACTCGCACTGGAGCGCCGTGTCCGGCTCCTGCTCGATGAGGAGGCGCGAGTCACCACGACACACGCCCTTCGAGCCGCCGGAGCCGTGACCCTCGCGGCCGGGCTGTTCGCACTCGCGCACACCGCCTTCCTCCACCACGCGGTGGAGACGGCCCTCCATCTCCTCTTCTGA
- a CDS encoding sigma-54-dependent transcriptional regulator, with amino-acid sequence MTEDAGAVDRPEIALVEDEHNVRELYLDVLGARGLSVVPLESVAAAEAYLALHVPDLVLLDVKLRDGDGLVLLDRLRKQGFRAPVVVMTAFGTVERAVQALRAGAADFLVKPFSNERLVSAVEAALETGRRLVELELAAPTVSPDTEAGRALIGADGGLRDVAALLPRVGASDATVLVRGESGTGKELVARAIHAASSRLDGPFVSVNCAALPSSLLESELFGFERGAFTGAHARRKGLIEAAEGGTLFLDEIGDMSLEAQARLLRVLQERELTRIGGRETVKVNIRVIAATHRDLDELAASGRFRSDLLYRLAVIPIHLPPLRERTRDIPGLIEHFLEKHAVRKGLRPPRPDPETLRCAMAWPWPGNVRELENFVERAVVLGRFDPDSLQPARAQKAAPASAPAASGPVGLPDANAPTLTLREAVARAERAAVIAALQAAGGQKTVAARLLGVSYKTLFNKIHEHDIREELHIG; translated from the coding sequence ATGACGGAGGACGCAGGCGCGGTGGACAGGCCGGAGATCGCCCTCGTGGAGGACGAGCACAACGTGCGCGAGCTCTACCTGGACGTGCTGGGCGCGCGAGGGCTGTCCGTCGTCCCGCTCGAGTCGGTGGCGGCCGCGGAGGCGTACCTCGCCCTGCACGTGCCGGACCTCGTGTTGCTGGACGTGAAGCTGCGCGACGGTGACGGACTGGTGCTGTTGGACCGGCTGCGCAAGCAGGGGTTTCGCGCGCCCGTCGTGGTGATGACGGCGTTCGGCACCGTGGAGCGCGCGGTGCAGGCACTGCGCGCGGGCGCGGCGGACTTCCTCGTCAAGCCGTTCAGCAACGAGCGGCTCGTCTCCGCGGTGGAGGCCGCGCTGGAGACGGGACGCAGGCTGGTGGAGCTGGAGCTGGCCGCCCCCACCGTCTCCCCGGACACGGAGGCGGGCCGCGCGCTCATCGGCGCCGATGGGGGCCTGCGGGACGTGGCCGCGCTCCTTCCCCGGGTGGGCGCCTCGGACGCCACAGTGTTGGTGCGCGGCGAGTCCGGCACGGGCAAGGAGCTCGTCGCCCGCGCCATCCACGCCGCCTCGTCGCGGCTGGACGGGCCCTTCGTCTCCGTCAACTGCGCCGCCCTCCCCTCCTCCCTGCTCGAGTCCGAGCTGTTCGGCTTCGAGCGCGGCGCCTTCACCGGCGCCCACGCCCGGCGCAAGGGCCTCATCGAGGCGGCCGAGGGCGGCACGCTCTTCCTCGACGAGATTGGCGACATGTCGCTGGAGGCCCAGGCGAGGCTGCTCCGCGTGCTGCAGGAACGGGAGCTCACCCGCATCGGCGGGCGCGAGACGGTGAAGGTGAACATCCGCGTCATCGCCGCCACCCACCGCGACCTGGACGAGCTGGCGGCCAGCGGCCGGTTCCGCTCGGACCTGCTCTACAGGCTGGCGGTGATTCCCATCCACCTGCCGCCCCTGCGCGAGCGCACCCGAGACATCCCCGGCCTCATCGAACACTTCCTGGAGAAACACGCGGTGCGCAAGGGACTCCGGCCGCCCCGGCCGGACCCGGAGACCCTGCGGTGCGCCATGGCCTGGCCCTGGCCCGGCAACGTGCGCGAATTGGAGAACTTCGTCGAGCGCGCCGTCGTGCTCGGCCGGTTCGATCCGGACTCGCTCCAGCCCGCGCGAGCCCAGAAGGCCGCGCCTGCCTCCGCCCCGGCGGCCTCCGGGCCCGTTGGGTTACCGGATGCCAATGCTCCCACGCTGACGCTGCGCGAGGCGGTGGCGCGGGCGGAGCGGGCCGCGGTGATCGCCGCGCTGCAGGCGGCCGGGGGACAGAAGACGGTCGCCGCGCGGCTGCTAGGGGTGAGCTACAAGACCCTCTTCAACAAGATCCACGAGCATGACATCCGAGAGGAGCTGCACATCGGGTGA
- a CDS encoding efflux RND transporter periplasmic adaptor subunit — protein sequence MSRPLLLVLSLACILACKRAPGDHEHGAGQDHEHGHEHGPASANEPERPGQSVTVYQDGLELFMEYPAFVVGQPSPLVAHFTDARDPNGFHVVTKGRVTATLRYADGTEERFVAEKLLRDGIFKPEVRPTKAGEGTLTLRLEGEQVSGTVDVGKVVVYPTVAAAVAAVPPEETGEATVPFLKEQQWKTQYATAPAEPRVLQGGVRANGELKPVAGQSAELSAPVAGRIAVGDKVAHLGQRVRKGEVLVRLVPTASASGTDLASVEMEAARARAELGLAEREVKRAEEMFAGKAIPEKQLDAARVAQEVAAARVAATERQLALYRSTQSGAAGPSGTAFELRSPVDGVVSFADVIPGAVVEAGRLLVSVVNPERLWLEARVFEADVPRVERSPGASFSVTGFEHEFSVDEKTGRRVAVGSVVDRATRTVPVIFELPNPEGVLKPGMFAKVTLYTGQTVRGVAIPESAIVDDNGKPTVFVMEGGESFFKRTLRPGIRSGGHVQVLEGVKEGERVVSRGAYELKLSTATGAIPEHGHQH from the coding sequence ATGAGCCGCCCTCTCCTTCTCGTCCTCTCCCTGGCGTGCATCCTCGCCTGCAAGCGGGCCCCGGGCGACCATGAGCATGGCGCTGGACAGGACCACGAGCATGGCCACGAGCACGGCCCCGCTTCCGCCAACGAGCCGGAGCGCCCGGGCCAATCCGTCACCGTCTACCAGGACGGCCTGGAGCTCTTCATGGAGTACCCGGCGTTCGTGGTGGGCCAGCCCTCGCCCCTGGTGGCGCACTTCACCGACGCGCGAGATCCCAACGGCTTCCACGTGGTGACGAAGGGGCGAGTGACGGCCACCCTGCGCTACGCGGACGGCACGGAGGAGCGCTTCGTGGCCGAGAAGCTCCTGCGCGACGGCATCTTCAAACCAGAGGTGCGGCCCACGAAGGCGGGAGAGGGCACGCTCACCCTTCGGCTCGAGGGAGAGCAGGTTTCGGGCACCGTGGACGTGGGCAAGGTGGTGGTGTACCCCACCGTGGCCGCCGCGGTGGCCGCCGTGCCTCCCGAGGAGACGGGCGAGGCCACCGTGCCCTTCCTCAAGGAGCAGCAGTGGAAGACGCAATACGCGACGGCGCCGGCCGAGCCGCGAGTCCTCCAGGGTGGGGTGCGCGCCAACGGTGAGCTGAAGCCGGTGGCGGGTCAGTCCGCGGAGCTGTCCGCCCCGGTGGCCGGACGCATCGCGGTGGGAGACAAGGTGGCGCACCTGGGGCAGCGCGTGCGCAAGGGCGAGGTGCTCGTGCGGCTGGTGCCCACCGCCTCGGCGAGCGGCACGGACCTGGCCTCCGTGGAAATGGAGGCGGCGCGAGCCCGGGCGGAGCTGGGCCTGGCGGAGCGGGAGGTGAAGCGCGCCGAGGAGATGTTCGCGGGCAAGGCCATCCCCGAGAAGCAGCTCGACGCGGCGCGGGTGGCGCAGGAGGTGGCGGCGGCGCGAGTGGCGGCCACCGAGCGCCAGCTCGCGCTCTACCGCAGCACGCAGAGCGGGGCGGCGGGCCCCAGCGGCACGGCCTTCGAGCTGCGCTCCCCGGTGGACGGGGTGGTGTCCTTCGCGGATGTCATCCCCGGGGCGGTGGTGGAGGCGGGAAGGCTGCTCGTCTCGGTGGTCAATCCCGAGCGGCTCTGGCTGGAGGCGCGCGTGTTCGAGGCGGACGTGCCCAGGGTGGAGCGCTCGCCCGGGGCGTCCTTCTCCGTGACGGGCTTCGAGCACGAGTTCTCCGTGGACGAGAAGACGGGGCGCCGAGTCGCGGTGGGCTCGGTGGTGGACCGGGCGACGCGCACGGTGCCGGTCATCTTCGAGCTGCCCAATCCGGAGGGAGTGCTCAAACCCGGCATGTTCGCCAAGGTGACACTCTACACCGGGCAGACGGTGCGCGGAGTGGCCATTCCCGAGTCGGCCATCGTGGACGACAACGGCAAGCCCACCGTCTTCGTGATGGAGGGTGGAGAGTCCTTCTTCAAGCGGACCCTCCGGCCAGGCATCCGCTCCGGCGGCCACGTGCAGGTGCTCGAGGGCGTGAAGGAGGGCGAGCGGGTCGTGTCCCGGGGCGCCTACGAGCTCAAGCTGTCCACCGCCACGGGGGCCATCCCCGAGCACGGCCACCAGCACTGA
- a CDS encoding BlaI/MecI/CopY family transcriptional regulator, translated as MVKKRTWEPLGHLEAAVMEVVWTRAPVTAREVCDRMTGAEERAYTTIMTTMDRLHRKGLLVREKDGLAWRYAPALGKAEFEKALADGLAAEILQSHGEVALSAFVDAAAEVDEGLLDRLAQLISQRRKGRA; from the coding sequence ATGGTGAAGAAGCGCACCTGGGAACCCCTGGGCCATCTGGAAGCGGCCGTGATGGAGGTCGTCTGGACCCGAGCCCCGGTCACCGCTCGCGAGGTGTGCGACCGGATGACGGGGGCCGAGGAGCGGGCCTACACCACCATCATGACGACGATGGATCGGCTCCACCGCAAGGGGCTGCTCGTCCGCGAGAAGGACGGCCTGGCCTGGCGGTACGCGCCCGCGCTCGGAAAGGCCGAGTTCGAAAAGGCGCTCGCGGACGGCCTGGCGGCGGAGATCCTCCAGTCTCACGGAGAGGTCGCGCTGTCGGCCTTCGTCGACGCGGCGGCCGAGGTCGATGAGGGGCTGCTCGACCGGCTGGCACAGCTCATCTCCCAGCGGCGCAAGGGGCGCGCGTAA
- a CDS encoding TolC family protein — protein MLAGTVLAQPALDEQQYVTRVLTSSLEGRVAESEAALGRAEATGVGLWPNPTLEWERQKTSSGTREGESQDVLMASIPLVLSGRLGLEKQAAERDARAAEARLEWARAQLRHEATRAFAAVLAARERRSILEESLTQLRRLAEAIATRERAGEAAGYDRLRIELEAATVQDALRGAVLDEHRAEAHALRLLGPEVTVLPPFEGSPRVERPLPDGASLLAELEERRGDLRALALEASGAEAARRAAGRGWIPEPSVRAGAQFLDVGLPGAGAGYVVGVGLPLPLFDRQQGEAARARARRGLAEARRATLLHEARTRLAVVLEEVSGRRQRLERHRTEVLGRAQELRRIAATAYRGGGAELLVLVDAERAAREARLTTVELAVSLVEAETDLLLLAGAYDSATPRSVTP, from the coding sequence ATGCTGGCCGGCACGGTCCTGGCCCAGCCCGCGCTCGACGAGCAGCAGTATGTGACGCGAGTGCTCACCTCGAGCCTGGAAGGCCGCGTCGCCGAGAGCGAAGCCGCGCTCGGCCGTGCCGAAGCCACGGGCGTTGGCCTGTGGCCCAACCCCACCTTGGAGTGGGAGCGCCAGAAGACGAGCTCCGGAACCCGGGAGGGGGAGAGCCAGGACGTACTGATGGCCTCCATCCCACTGGTGCTCTCCGGGCGGTTGGGGTTGGAGAAGCAGGCCGCCGAGCGGGACGCACGGGCCGCCGAGGCGCGTCTCGAGTGGGCCCGTGCCCAGCTGCGACACGAGGCGACGCGGGCCTTCGCCGCGGTGTTGGCGGCTCGGGAGCGCCGGTCCATCCTGGAGGAGTCGCTCACCCAGCTGCGGCGCCTGGCCGAGGCCATCGCCACCCGCGAACGGGCCGGAGAGGCCGCGGGCTATGACAGGCTGCGCATCGAGCTGGAGGCGGCGACGGTGCAGGACGCGCTGCGCGGCGCCGTGTTGGACGAGCATCGGGCCGAGGCCCACGCGCTGAGACTCCTCGGGCCCGAGGTGACGGTGCTCCCTCCGTTCGAAGGCTCGCCGCGGGTGGAGCGGCCCCTGCCGGATGGGGCTTCGCTGTTGGCGGAGCTCGAGGAACGGCGTGGCGACCTGCGAGCCCTCGCGCTCGAAGCCAGTGGCGCGGAGGCCGCCCGCCGTGCGGCGGGCCGGGGTTGGATTCCGGAGCCCTCCGTCCGCGCGGGCGCGCAATTCCTCGACGTGGGACTGCCGGGGGCCGGGGCCGGGTACGTGGTCGGCGTGGGACTGCCGCTGCCCCTCTTCGACCGACAGCAGGGAGAGGCGGCCCGGGCGCGAGCGCGCCGGGGGCTCGCCGAGGCACGCCGCGCGACACTCCTCCACGAAGCACGGACCCGGCTCGCGGTCGTTCTCGAGGAGGTGTCCGGCCGGAGGCAGAGACTGGAGCGGCACCGGACCGAGGTGCTCGGGCGCGCCCAGGAGCTTCGGCGAATCGCCGCGACCGCCTACCGGGGTGGAGGTGCCGAGCTCCTCGTCCTGGTCGATGCCGAGCGCGCCGCCCGTGAGGCGCGGCTGACCACCGTCGAGTTGGCGGTGTCCCTGGTCGAGGCGGAGACGGACCTTCTGCTTCTCGCGGGTGCCTATGACAGCGCCACGCCCCGGAGTGTGACCCCATGA
- a CDS encoding type II toxin-antitoxin system RelE family toxin, translating into MLHVQLEMNPSENTTAYAVEVSSAAWKQLSQLPLETYQRIRGELDSVAARLVRMGTPTLALLKTVCQVTSLSIVVGKYVVIYDLDPDRRHLTLREVARRLPHDM; encoded by the coding sequence GTGCTTCACGTCCAGCTCGAGATGAATCCCTCCGAGAACACCACCGCCTATGCCGTCGAAGTCAGCTCGGCGGCCTGGAAGCAACTCTCCCAGCTTCCCTTGGAGACCTACCAGCGCATCCGTGGCGAGCTGGATTCAGTCGCCGCCAGGCTCGTCCGCATGGGGACTCCCACCCTGGCCCTGTTGAAGACCGTGTGCCAGGTCACATCTCTGTCAATCGTGGTGGGCAAGTACGTCGTGATCTACGACCTGGACCCCGACCGCAGACACCTCACCCTGCGCGAGGTCGCACGCCGTCTTCCCCACGACATGTAG
- a CDS encoding serine/threonine-protein kinase produces MEPTAVTDPRIGTILQERYRILQRLAAGGMGVVYQGERLELGRAVAIKFLHPWMASDASFLKRFQIEAQAMSRLSHPCCVSVIDHGVHDGAPFMVMDFVTGRTLRTLLREGGPLPVRRALGLVRQVLAGLAHAHAQGIVHRDIKPENILLTEAIGLGEQVRILDFGLAKLRDTVSGLTTGLAIGTPSYMAPEQILAGEIDARTDLYSVGVLLFELLTGAKPFNGERAAEVMGQHQVATPPALGSIRSGAGFSQELEAVVRKALAKHPGDRFQSAVDFAAALDALPDVGTPSSEWPTAQVASPAQSPEATVPSRPQAKTPSLVPPRDKRPMVALGATGVLLVGLGAALLWPEPQETPPATHAPSSVARNTPEAKPQPAPSDTPAPSAQAHSTREETVPREDLPNIEQIERWAKEGERRRDQTLRALASLRAQYPQSAYAPYLEGHVNFDNFRWVDGLASYGAAIRNNPAYRTDAKLVRNVIRCLVSDRFHTKCADFLVREVGAAAAPYLEEAARSDPYANVQSRAARLLPRVNARR; encoded by the coding sequence ATGGAACCGACCGCCGTCACCGACCCCCGAATCGGCACCATCTTGCAGGAGCGCTATCGGATCCTCCAGCGGCTCGCCGCGGGAGGCATGGGCGTGGTGTACCAGGGCGAGCGCCTCGAGCTCGGCCGTGCGGTGGCCATCAAGTTCCTCCACCCCTGGATGGCGTCGGACGCGAGCTTCCTGAAGCGATTCCAGATCGAAGCGCAGGCGATGAGCCGGCTGTCGCACCCATGCTGCGTGTCGGTCATCGACCATGGTGTGCACGATGGCGCCCCCTTCATGGTGATGGACTTCGTCACGGGGCGGACCCTGCGCACGCTGCTGCGCGAGGGAGGGCCTCTTCCCGTGAGGCGCGCGCTGGGTCTCGTGCGGCAGGTGCTGGCCGGGCTGGCCCACGCGCATGCCCAGGGCATCGTCCACCGGGACATCAAACCGGAGAACATCCTCCTGACGGAGGCCATCGGGCTGGGCGAGCAGGTCCGCATCCTCGACTTCGGATTGGCGAAGCTGCGCGACACGGTCTCGGGCCTGACCACGGGCCTGGCCATCGGCACGCCCAGCTACATGGCCCCGGAGCAGATCCTCGCCGGGGAGATCGACGCCCGGACGGACCTCTATTCCGTCGGCGTGCTCCTCTTCGAACTGCTCACCGGCGCCAAGCCCTTCAACGGCGAGCGCGCGGCGGAGGTGATGGGCCAGCACCAGGTGGCCACACCGCCGGCCCTGGGCAGCATCCGCTCCGGGGCCGGGTTCTCCCAGGAGCTGGAGGCGGTGGTCCGCAAGGCGCTGGCGAAACACCCGGGGGACCGCTTCCAGTCGGCCGTGGACTTCGCCGCCGCGCTGGACGCACTCCCGGACGTGGGCACCCCCTCCTCCGAATGGCCCACGGCGCAGGTGGCTTCCCCTGCCCAGTCCCCCGAGGCTACCGTTCCCAGCCGTCCCCAGGCGAAGACGCCATCGCTGGTGCCGCCCCGGGACAAGCGGCCCATGGTGGCCCTGGGGGCCACGGGTGTGCTCCTGGTGGGCCTGGGCGCGGCGCTCCTCTGGCCGGAGCCGCAGGAGACCCCGCCCGCCACCCACGCGCCTTCCTCCGTCGCGAGGAACACTCCCGAGGCGAAGCCACAGCCCGCCCCCAGCGACACGCCCGCCCCCTCCGCCCAGGCTCACTCCACCCGGGAGGAGACCGTTCCGCGGGAGGACCTTCCCAACATCGAGCAGATCGAACGCTGGGCGAAGGAGGGCGAGCGGCGGAGGGATCAGACGCTCCGGGCGCTCGCCAGTCTGCGCGCGCAGTACCCCCAGAGCGCCTACGCCCCCTATCTGGAGGGACACGTCAACTTCGACAACTTCCGCTGGGTGGATGGCCTCGCCTCCTACGGTGCGGCCATCCGCAACAACCCCGCCTATCGCACGGATGCGAAGCTCGTCCGCAACGTCATCCGCTGCCTGGTGAGTGATCGCTTCCACACGAAGTGCGCCGACTTCCTCGTCCGGGAAGTGGGAGCCGCCGCGGCGCCCTACCTCGAGGAGGCGGCGCGCTCGGACCCCTACGCCAATGTCCAGAGCCGTGCGGCCAGACTCCTGCCGAGGGTGAACGCGCGGCGTTGA
- the chrA gene encoding chromate efflux transporter, with product MSDSQTEATRVPHESYGKLFLRFLHFGLLAWGGPVAQIAMIRHDLVEKEKWVTREHFNRALAVYQVLPGPEAHELCVYFGMLARGRLGGVLAGLGFMLPGLVLMLGLSWLYLRYGLGSPRLLAVFGAVQAAVTALIVRAVVRIAQHTLADRWSWSVAGLAALAQGAGVHFAFTLVAAGLILLLARKGLRLPALGLAGACAVAVALFLALHGFAPMGAGGAEIGQGVAGERPSLLALLVSGLRGGLLTFGGAYTAIPFIQRDAVVTGAWMTNAQFLDGLALSGLIPAPLIIFSTFVGYLGGGWAGALVMTAGIFLPAFSFSLLGHDFFERVLHHPRFRHFLDGVTAGVVGLIAATTVGLLRAGLTRPATVAIFAIALGVLFRWNAKFLVPLVIAGAAVVGLLFQMA from the coding sequence ATGAGCGACTCCCAGACAGAAGCCACCCGGGTGCCGCACGAGTCCTACGGGAAGCTGTTCCTGCGCTTCCTGCACTTCGGCCTGCTCGCCTGGGGTGGACCGGTGGCGCAAATCGCGATGATCCGCCACGACCTGGTGGAGAAGGAGAAGTGGGTCACCCGCGAGCACTTCAACCGGGCGCTCGCCGTGTACCAGGTGCTGCCGGGGCCCGAGGCGCACGAGCTGTGCGTCTACTTCGGGATGCTCGCGCGCGGCCGGCTGGGTGGTGTGCTGGCGGGGCTCGGGTTCATGCTGCCGGGCCTCGTCCTGATGCTTGGCCTCTCGTGGCTCTACCTGCGTTATGGCCTGGGCTCGCCGCGACTCCTGGCCGTGTTCGGTGCCGTCCAGGCAGCGGTGACGGCGCTCATCGTCCGGGCGGTGGTGCGCATCGCGCAGCACACCCTCGCGGACCGCTGGTCGTGGAGCGTGGCCGGGCTCGCGGCGCTCGCGCAGGGAGCGGGGGTGCACTTCGCCTTCACGCTCGTGGCCGCGGGGCTCATCCTCCTGCTGGCCAGGAAGGGACTGCGGCTGCCGGCCCTGGGGCTCGCCGGAGCGTGCGCGGTGGCCGTGGCCCTCTTCCTGGCCCTCCACGGATTCGCGCCCATGGGCGCGGGCGGGGCGGAGATCGGACAGGGCGTCGCCGGCGAACGCCCTTCCCTCCTGGCCCTGCTCGTGTCGGGCCTGCGCGGCGGGCTGCTCACCTTCGGTGGGGCCTACACCGCCATCCCCTTCATCCAGCGCGACGCCGTGGTGACGGGCGCGTGGATGACCAACGCGCAGTTCCTCGACGGGCTCGCCCTCTCGGGGCTCATCCCCGCCCCGCTCATCATCTTCTCCACCTTCGTGGGCTACCTCGGTGGAGGATGGGCCGGGGCGCTGGTGATGACGGCGGGCATCTTCCTCCCGGCCTTCTCCTTCTCGCTGCTGGGCCACGACTTCTTCGAGCGGGTGCTCCACCACCCGCGCTTCCGCCACTTCCTCGACGGGGTGACGGCGGGCGTGGTGGGGCTCATCGCGGCGACCACGGTGGGACTGCTGCGCGCCGGGCTGACCCGGCCCGCCACGGTCGCCATCTTCGCCATCGCCCTCGGGGTGCTCTTCCGGTGGAACGCGAAGTTCCTCGTGCCGCTCGTCATCGCCGGGGCCGCGGTGGTGGGGCTCTTGTTCCAGATGGCATGA